One genomic segment of Pongo abelii isolate AG06213 chromosome 13, NHGRI_mPonAbe1-v2.0_pri, whole genome shotgun sequence includes these proteins:
- the OBP2A gene encoding LOW QUALITY PROTEIN: odorant-binding protein 2a (The sequence of the model RefSeq protein was modified relative to this genomic sequence to represent the inferred CDS: inserted 1 base in 1 codon) gives MKTLFLGVTLGLAAALSFALEEEDITGTWYVKAMVVDKDFPEDRRPRKVSPVKVTALGGGDLEATFTFMREDRCIQKKILMRKTEEPGKFSAYGGRKLIYLQELPRRDHYVFYCKDQRRGGLLHMGKLVASAPCRAVPLSPPGLTWPPRLQVGILIPTWRPWKNLRNWCSARDSQRKTFXRPCRRVRTAVPSTPSAPGSAPPEPTLLPDTEPGPPGPTVQP, from the exons ATGAAGACCCTGTTCCTGGGTGTCACGCTCGGCCTGGCCGCTGCCCTGTCCTTCGCCCTGGAGGAGGAAGAT ATCACAGGGACCTGGTACGTGAAGGCCATGGTGGTCGATAAGGACTTTCCGGAGGACAGGAGGCCCAGGAAGGTGTCCCCAGTGAAGGTGACAGCCCTGGGCGGTGGGGACTTGGAAGCCACGTTCACCTTCAT GAGAGAGGATCGGTGCATCCAGAAGAAAATCCTGATGCGGAAAACGGAGGAGCCTGGCAAATTCAGCGCCT ATGGGGGCAGGAAGCTTATATACCTGCAGGAGCTGCCCAGGAGGGACCACTATGTTTTTTACTGCAAAGATCAGCGCCGTGGGGGCCTGCTCCACATGGGAAAGCTTGT GGCATCTGCTCCCTGCAGGGCCGTGCCGCTGTCCCCACCTGGGCTCACCTGGCCACCTCGCCTGCAGGTAGGAATCCTGATACCAACCTGGAGGCCCtggaaaaatttaagaaattggtGCAGCGCAAGGGACTCTCAGAGGAAGACAT CACGCCCCTGCAGACGGGTGAGGACGGCTGTGCCCAGTACCCCGT CAGCCCCCGGGTCTGCACCTCCAGAGCCCACCCTACTGCCAGACACGGAGCCCGGACCACCTGGACCTACCGTC